One genomic region from Streptomyces sp. NBC_01431 encodes:
- the murJ gene encoding murein biosynthesis integral membrane protein MurJ, which produces MTATVTAAEAERAGGRSSGLLRSSALMAAGSVVSRATGFVRSAVIAAALGVGLLGDGYAVANNVPNILYMLLIGGTLNAVFVPELVRAAKEHADGGAAYTDRLMTACATALVVVTAVAVFAAPLIVGAYTDYTGAQADLTIALARYCLPQIFFYGLFTLFGQVLNARGRFGAMMWTPVLNNLVVIGVFGLYLALASGSGGTLDATDTRLLGYGTTAGIVVQALALVPSLRSAGFRWRPRFDWRGSGLGRPLRSAGWAVLLVVSNQLAYWVVTRLSTTAGTEAVRDGVVGGAGYTPYTNAYVLWMVPHGIVTVSLVTALMPRMSRASADGDLAAVRRDLSYALRTCAAVIVPAACALLALAPWILGSVFEYGRTGAADITVMAGMLMAFAPGLIALSGQYVLSRGFYALGDTRTPFLLNLVIAGANAALTAVAYLVLPARWAVTGIAGAYSVALFAGLTATAYTLNRRLGGGPLLRSPALLAQLRLVLAGVPAAALARAAARAADPLGNVAAAAAGAAVLVAVLALLARPLGLSDITAVLDKARGSRRRGRHRDH; this is translated from the coding sequence GTGACGGCGACGGTGACCGCCGCCGAGGCGGAGCGCGCCGGCGGCCGGAGCTCGGGGCTGCTGCGCAGCAGCGCGCTGATGGCGGCGGGCTCCGTCGTCTCGCGCGCGACCGGCTTCGTACGCTCCGCGGTGATCGCGGCGGCCCTCGGTGTGGGCCTGCTCGGCGACGGCTACGCGGTCGCCAACAACGTGCCCAATATCCTCTACATGCTCCTCATCGGCGGCACCCTCAACGCGGTGTTCGTGCCCGAGCTGGTGCGCGCCGCCAAGGAGCACGCCGACGGGGGCGCCGCCTACACCGACCGGCTGATGACCGCCTGCGCCACCGCGCTGGTCGTGGTCACCGCCGTCGCCGTGTTCGCCGCGCCCTTGATCGTCGGCGCCTACACCGACTACACCGGCGCCCAGGCCGACCTCACGATCGCGCTGGCCCGCTACTGCCTGCCGCAGATCTTCTTCTACGGCCTGTTCACCCTGTTCGGCCAGGTCCTCAACGCGCGCGGCCGGTTCGGCGCCATGATGTGGACCCCGGTGCTCAACAACCTCGTCGTCATCGGGGTGTTCGGGCTCTACTTGGCGCTGGCCTCGGGCAGCGGCGGCACGCTGGACGCCACCGACACCCGGTTGCTCGGCTACGGCACCACCGCGGGCATCGTCGTCCAGGCCCTGGCCCTGGTCCCCTCGCTGCGCTCGGCCGGGTTCCGCTGGCGGCCCCGGTTCGACTGGCGCGGCAGCGGTCTCGGCCGGCCGCTGAGATCGGCGGGCTGGGCGGTGCTGCTGGTCGTCTCCAACCAACTCGCGTACTGGGTGGTGACCCGGCTCTCCACCACTGCCGGCACCGAGGCCGTGCGCGACGGCGTTGTCGGGGGCGCGGGATACACCCCGTACACCAATGCGTACGTGCTCTGGATGGTTCCACATGGCATCGTCACCGTGTCCCTGGTCACCGCGCTGATGCCGCGGATGAGCCGGGCGTCGGCGGACGGCGACCTCGCGGCGGTCCGGCGTGACCTCTCCTACGCGCTGCGGACCTGCGCCGCGGTGATCGTCCCCGCGGCCTGCGCGCTGTTGGCGCTCGCGCCCTGGATCCTGGGGTCGGTCTTCGAGTACGGAAGGACGGGCGCCGCCGACATCACGGTGATGGCAGGGATGCTGATGGCCTTCGCACCCGGCCTGATCGCGCTGTCCGGGCAGTACGTCCTGTCGCGCGGCTTCTACGCGCTCGGCGACACCCGCACCCCGTTCCTGCTCAACCTCGTCATCGCCGGGGCGAACGCCGCGCTCACCGCCGTCGCCTACCTCGTGCTGCCCGCCCGCTGGGCGGTGACCGGGATCGCCGGAGCCTACTCGGTGGCGCTCTTCGCCGGGCTCACGGCCACCGCGTACACCCTCAACCGCAGGCTCGGCGGGGGCCCGCTCCTTCGTTCCCCGGCGCTGCTCGCTCAGCTGCGGCTGGTGCTCGCGGGCGTGCCCGCGGCGGCGCTCGCCCGCGCGGCGGCCCGCGCGGCCGACCCCCTCGGCAACGTCGCGGCGGCCGCAGCGGGCGCGGCCGTCCTCGTCGCCGTCCTCGCCCTGCTCGCCCGGCCGCTCGGCCTCAGCGACATCACCGCCGTGCTCGACAAGGCGCGCGGCTCCCGGCGCCGGGGCCGCCACCGGGACCACTGA
- a CDS encoding lipid II:glycine glycyltransferase FemX, whose amino-acid sequence MSALLVTGDRDQDAGVRSLGIPEYRSFLARRGDASFLQYPAWADVKDQWFAERVGWSLDNDELAGVAQVLYRQFPGTRKYFAYLPEGPVADWADPGIDRWLGPLLRHLRRAGAFAVRIGPGPAYRRWDAARLKAATGAGRRIGDVLATEVDPLGSAVAERLRARGWKRCGGDEGDADAQPRYVFRLPLGGRTTDELWRGLNQEWRRNVRTARKAGVRVLAGGPEDLPEFYRLLGITEKRDGFRLGRSLAYYRRQYEALNAEQPGRMRLYLAVHQGELLAAHTMITAGKRVWYQTGASADHRREVRPSNALQWQMIQDAHALGAEVYDMRGVPSTLDPRDRPFGLLRWKLGTGGQVVETLGEWETSMGGTANNTLYRAFQAYLARR is encoded by the coding sequence GTGTCCGCACTGCTGGTGACCGGTGACCGCGACCAGGATGCCGGAGTACGCTCCCTCGGCATCCCCGAGTACCGCTCCTTTCTCGCGCGCCGCGGCGACGCGAGTTTCCTGCAATACCCGGCGTGGGCCGACGTGAAGGACCAATGGTTCGCGGAAAGGGTCGGATGGTCCCTTGACAACGATGAATTGGCTGGTGTCGCCCAGGTGCTCTACCGGCAATTCCCGGGCACCCGGAAATACTTCGCCTATCTTCCGGAAGGCCCGGTGGCCGACTGGGCCGACCCGGGAATCGACCGCTGGCTCGGCCCGTTGCTGCGTCATCTCAGACGGGCGGGCGCCTTCGCCGTACGGATCGGACCCGGCCCCGCCTACCGGCGCTGGGACGCCGCCCGGCTGAAGGCGGCCACGGGAGCGGGCCGCAGGATCGGCGACGTACTGGCCACCGAGGTCGACCCGCTCGGCTCGGCCGTCGCCGAACGGCTGCGAGCGCGCGGCTGGAAGCGCTGCGGCGGCGACGAAGGCGACGCGGACGCCCAGCCCCGCTACGTCTTCCGGCTGCCGCTGGGCGGCCGCACCACGGACGAGCTGTGGCGCGGGCTCAACCAGGAGTGGCGGCGCAACGTCCGCACCGCCCGCAAGGCCGGGGTGCGGGTCCTGGCCGGTGGCCCCGAGGACCTCCCCGAGTTCTACCGGCTGCTCGGAATAACCGAGAAGCGCGACGGATTCCGGCTCGGCCGCTCCCTCGCGTACTACCGGCGCCAGTACGAAGCCCTCAACGCCGAACAGCCCGGCCGGATGCGGCTCTACCTCGCCGTCCACCAGGGCGAGCTGCTGGCCGCGCACACCATGATCACGGCGGGGAAGCGGGTCTGGTACCAGACCGGAGCCTCCGCCGACCACCGCCGCGAGGTCCGCCCCAGCAACGCGCTCCAGTGGCAGATGATCCAGGACGCCCATGCGCTGGGCGCCGAGGTGTACGACATGCGCGGGGTACCCTCCACACTTGATCCGCGGGACCGGCCCTTCGGACTGCTGCGCTGGAAGCTCGGCACCGGCGGCCAGGTCGTCGAGACGCTGGGGGAGTGGGAGACATCCATGGGCGGCACCGCCAACAACACGCTGTACCGCGCCTTCCAGGCCTACTTGGCCCGCCGGTGA
- a CDS encoding L,D-transpeptidase — MSRIYRTTSPRRPVRLAAIAATAVLAAALSACGGGDSSSDGSKSDLKADKKTEISVNLTGKQAKAGEPVKVTLADGRLQTVTVTDTKGGRLDGKVSADGKTWTSDRSAAPGTSYSVEAKDDKGGSAKADFATAAPDKVNKVSMVPGKDTTVGVGQPVSIVFDHPVKNRAEVEKHLKVTTSDNTEGSWGWMEDYSGKDRVDWRPKDYWKPGTKVTLEADLNGVDSGTAGGWFVKDYKTNFTIGRNQLAKADLESHRLKLYRDGQLVKDIPMSAGTPGGDKASWKGKTVLMAKEGTINMNSETVGLGSSYNKMVDYSMRLTWSGMYAHAAPWNNAYFGSANKSSGCIGMSDADAKFVYDWVQVGDPFEITGDDAKGTQALNNGYGEWNLTYDAWKAKSALAGNNGTPSN, encoded by the coding sequence ATGAGCCGCATATACCGCACCACGTCGCCCCGCCGCCCGGTCCGTCTCGCCGCGATAGCGGCGACGGCCGTCCTCGCCGCCGCTCTGTCCGCCTGCGGAGGCGGAGATTCTTCTTCCGACGGCTCGAAATCCGATCTCAAGGCCGACAAGAAGACCGAGATATCGGTGAACCTGACGGGCAAGCAGGCGAAGGCCGGTGAGCCGGTGAAGGTGACGCTGGCCGACGGCAGACTCCAGACGGTCACGGTCACCGACACCAAGGGCGGCAGACTCGACGGGAAGGTGTCCGCCGACGGCAAGACCTGGACCTCGGACCGCTCGGCCGCGCCCGGCACCTCGTACAGCGTCGAGGCGAAGGACGACAAGGGCGGCAGCGCGAAGGCCGACTTCGCGACGGCGGCGCCCGACAAGGTCAACAAGGTGAGCATGGTGCCGGGCAAGGACACGACGGTCGGCGTCGGGCAGCCGGTCTCGATCGTGTTCGACCACCCGGTGAAGAACCGGGCCGAGGTCGAGAAGCACCTGAAGGTGACGACGTCCGACAACACCGAGGGCTCCTGGGGCTGGATGGAGGACTACTCGGGCAAGGACCGGGTGGACTGGCGGCCCAAGGACTACTGGAAGCCGGGCACCAAGGTGACCTTGGAGGCCGACCTCAACGGCGTGGACTCCGGTACCGCGGGCGGCTGGTTCGTGAAGGACTACAAGACGAACTTCACGATCGGCAGGAACCAGCTCGCCAAGGCCGACCTCGAAAGCCACCGTCTGAAGCTGTACCGCGACGGCCAGCTGGTGAAGGACATCCCGATGTCGGCCGGTACTCCCGGCGGCGACAAGGCGTCCTGGAAGGGCAAGACCGTACTGATGGCCAAGGAGGGGACGATCAACATGAACTCGGAGACCGTCGGCCTCGGCAGCTCGTACAACAAGATGGTCGACTACTCGATGCGGCTCACCTGGTCGGGCATGTACGCGCACGCGGCGCCCTGGAACAACGCCTACTTCGGCTCCGCCAACAAGAGTTCGGGCTGCATCGGCATGAGCGACGCCGACGCCAAGTTCGTCTACGACTGGGTGCAGGTCGGCGACCCGTTCGAGATCACCGGCGACGACGCCAAGGGCACCCAGGCCCTCAACAACGGCTACGGCGAATGGAACCTGACCTACGACGCCTGGAAGGCCAAGAGCGCGCTCGCGGGCAACAACGGCACCCCCAGTAACTGA